One Leptospira wolbachii serovar Codice str. CDC genomic region harbors:
- a CDS encoding DUF1554 domain-containing protein produces MHFRLLLILTIFSYCNEPRLNNQSEFGTDSYLENQVLLCLTGKVSACQAAIPVCTECRFFSTSITYNGNRGGIAGADAICMNDAKKPVEPSRAVFKAFLVDDVNRIACTTANCTGGVSEHVDWVLKPDTTYKRAVDGVTIVTTNGEGIFTTQPGDAENPTVSQIITGFSAGGWITRSSGHCVSWTEGTTGITGLSSSNNLTITGGGNYCVTPTVILCVEQ; encoded by the coding sequence ATGCACTTCCGGCTTCTTCTCATACTTACCATCTTCTCTTATTGCAATGAACCAAGACTCAACAACCAAAGTGAGTTTGGGACTGATTCTTATCTGGAGAATCAAGTGCTCCTTTGTCTCACAGGTAAAGTTTCAGCATGCCAAGCTGCGATTCCAGTCTGTACCGAATGTCGGTTTTTTTCTACGAGCATCACTTACAATGGCAATAGAGGTGGGATCGCTGGAGCGGATGCCATATGTATGAATGATGCAAAAAAACCGGTGGAACCATCAAGAGCAGTCTTCAAAGCCTTTCTAGTAGATGATGTGAATCGAATTGCTTGTACAACCGCGAATTGTACTGGCGGAGTATCTGAACATGTGGATTGGGTATTAAAGCCTGATACAACTTATAAAAGGGCAGTGGATGGAGTTACCATAGTGACTACGAATGGTGAGGGAATCTTTACAACCCAACCAGGTGATGCAGAAAATCCAACAGTTTCTCAAATTATAACTGGCTTTAGTGCAGGTGGTTGGATCACTCGTTCCAGTGGGCATTGTGTTAGCTGGACAGAAGGAACAACTGGTATCACGGGTCTTTCTTCGAGCAATAATTTGACAATCACTGGAGGTGGAAACTACTGCGTTACCCCAACCGTTATCCTGTGTGTGGAACAGTAG
- a CDS encoding OmpP1/FadL family transporter codes for MNTEKDKNYTYYLVILVLGIFTGTRIEAIDGLTRNAFNARYEGLAGTNTALGGSAIDVALNPANLSLKKGKLLEFGATNSTIYTRYQDRFLDANPQYVYSNDKKSAINAPAPYIAFKTQVTENLHYGIAFYVSGGAKGGVDKITRNTPTGQTLNDWGGLNLPAGIGDNPQVKESNSNEFAIARLVNGISYDFGKLSVGISIEGLYGYQRLNQKYYDLTGSLEVPGTGSYYESSKKSFALGGIFGLNYKVNDWLRIAYSYQAHAALPMNGHYTVGINNPAYYRTTGVSYFFNMPEKHSLGFAFGADNLKVGLDFVYTNYGSYLRKVTQKLEDPWLATPIGNVQAGDAQLNFRDQFAALIGLEHKVTESWIYRLGYSYNTLPIKSNGLGGSTGGFFSLHHVVAAGFSYLFDKWSLDFGISYNGPRNKIFGAKGTDWDLSHYIRTGPISFNGLGYSYNAESSFVNVTLGATRSFE; via the coding sequence ATGAATACAGAAAAAGATAAAAATTACACCTATTACTTAGTAATTTTGGTTCTAGGAATATTCACTGGAACTCGCATTGAGGCGATAGATGGTCTCACTAGAAATGCATTTAACGCACGTTATGAAGGACTTGCCGGAACTAATACGGCTTTGGGAGGTTCGGCGATTGATGTTGCACTCAATCCTGCAAATCTATCCTTAAAAAAAGGGAAACTTTTGGAATTTGGAGCTACGAATTCAACTATTTACACAAGATACCAAGATCGTTTTTTAGATGCAAATCCGCAGTATGTTTATTCGAACGATAAAAAATCAGCCATCAATGCTCCTGCTCCCTATATTGCATTCAAAACGCAGGTCACAGAAAATCTACATTATGGAATTGCATTTTACGTTTCTGGAGGAGCCAAAGGTGGAGTAGATAAAATCACCCGAAACACTCCCACCGGACAGACGTTAAATGATTGGGGCGGTTTGAATCTACCAGCAGGGATCGGAGACAATCCGCAGGTCAAAGAATCCAATTCCAATGAGTTTGCCATTGCCAGATTAGTGAATGGAATCTCTTATGATTTTGGAAAACTTTCTGTTGGAATTAGTATTGAAGGGTTATATGGATACCAAAGATTAAATCAGAAATATTATGATTTAACAGGATCTTTAGAAGTACCTGGTACTGGATCTTATTATGAAAGTAGTAAAAAATCCTTTGCCTTAGGGGGAATTTTCGGACTTAACTATAAGGTAAATGATTGGTTACGAATTGCCTATTCTTACCAAGCCCATGCTGCACTTCCAATGAACGGACATTATACGGTAGGTATCAATAATCCTGCTTATTACAGGACAACGGGAGTTTCTTATTTTTTCAATATGCCCGAAAAACATTCCTTGGGTTTTGCCTTTGGTGCGGACAATCTCAAAGTTGGATTGGATTTTGTTTATACAAATTATGGATCTTACTTACGGAAAGTGACTCAGAAATTAGAAGATCCATGGCTTGCCACACCGATTGGTAACGTACAAGCAGGGGATGCACAATTGAATTTTAGAGATCAGTTTGCTGCCCTCATTGGACTAGAACATAAGGTAACGGAAAGTTGGATCTACCGATTGGGGTATAGTTACAATACACTTCCCATCAAAAGTAATGGGTTAGGTGGATCTACCGGAGGATTTTTTTCCTTACACCATGTGGTGGCTGCGGGTTTTAGTTATCTCTTTGATAAATGGAGTCTTGATTTTGGGATTAGTTACAACGGCCCAAGAAACAAAATTTTTGGTGCCAAAGGAACAGACTGGGATTTGTCCCACTACATTCGGACAGGACCTATTTCCTTTAATGGTCTAGGATATAGTTATAATGCTGAGTCTTCTTTCGTGAACGTTACATTAGGTGCTACAAGATCTTTTGAATGA
- a CDS encoding SDR family NAD(P)-dependent oxidoreductase, with translation MKIAIITGGSNGIGKATALELGKRGVGVILTYNSYKDRAESVVSEIEKNPGVRAVALKLDLTKKETFAKFAEDVKSKLSEIWNRNSFDYLVNNGGIGGPMTFTDLTDEYFEQILNTNYKGPIFLSQKLVSFMEDNGAIVNTSSSSSSKAFVGYSIYGSLKAALSTWSRYMANELAPRRIRVNTVSPGPTHSNFGDGVFDKYPEYIKPLADQTAFGRIGLPEDIGKVIVNLLSDDFGWVTAQDIEVSGGHLL, from the coding sequence ATGAAAATAGCAATCATCACTGGTGGAAGTAATGGTATTGGCAAAGCAACGGCACTGGAGCTCGGCAAACGAGGTGTAGGTGTGATCCTCACTTACAATTCTTACAAAGATCGAGCCGAATCTGTAGTGAGTGAAATTGAGAAAAACCCAGGAGTGCGTGCTGTTGCTCTGAAGTTGGATCTCACAAAAAAAGAGACATTTGCAAAGTTCGCAGAAGATGTAAAAAGTAAACTCTCTGAGATTTGGAACCGAAACAGTTTTGATTACTTAGTGAATAACGGTGGCATCGGTGGACCAATGACATTCACAGACTTAACAGATGAATACTTCGAACAAATTCTCAATACCAATTACAAAGGCCCAATATTCTTATCACAGAAACTTGTTAGTTTTATGGAAGATAACGGTGCCATTGTCAATACCTCAAGTTCATCCAGTAGTAAAGCATTTGTAGGATATTCAATCTATGGATCTCTAAAAGCAGCACTTTCTACATGGAGTCGTTATATGGCAAATGAGTTAGCTCCTCGCAGAATCCGTGTTAATACAGTATCTCCTGGCCCAACTCATAGCAATTTTGGAGACGGGGTATTTGATAAATATCCAGAGTACATCAAACCTTTGGCCGATCAAACTGCCTTTGGCCGTATTGGATTACCAGAAGATATTGGAAAAGTCATTGTGAATTTACTCTCTGATGATTTCGGATGGGTCACAGCGCAAGACATTGAAGTATCCGGAGGACATTTACTTTAA
- a CDS encoding LIC13341 family surface-exposed protein, translating to MNLSLRLPFTATFFLFLALSCSQKELPSDVEIREAVYGKDGGQIIRVLGQKQINLDESPEMETLVLFQSGTSEVLAAFRKEGSSWTFLWRLEYFLQNLGPMFYDAKLKSWVSGSAPGKEKNTFAGDCLRRIVVAELPGDNFNSVFIEVLAEEPPLGLFSVPMGYRKGKKIWDGFQLKEHEELKRSKRVDFEYSVKDKSFRIFPTNPNFSQEFVFNGWEMIANLPMQPVPSFVSLEVVPKFEIGKESQVTLQLKNRGNYVSLAYLSLSFPEAGNVRLAGETQGVRLYKKGDIVYNVVSNKKIPAEYPLLEVTKEGWANNFRYGVKFFYTPKESMTPKILFRSTYKFYHEIVSIPNQFSIAPFERDQQGFPSYLLGAPAN from the coding sequence ATGAATTTATCCCTTCGGCTTCCATTTACAGCGACTTTCTTTCTATTTTTGGCCTTGTCTTGCTCCCAAAAGGAACTTCCTTCTGATGTTGAAATTCGGGAGGCAGTTTACGGAAAGGATGGTGGACAGATCATTCGGGTTTTAGGCCAAAAACAAATCAATTTGGACGAATCACCCGAAATGGAAACTTTGGTTTTGTTCCAATCGGGGACAAGCGAGGTGCTTGCGGCCTTTCGTAAAGAAGGTTCGAGTTGGACCTTTCTTTGGAGGTTGGAATATTTTTTACAAAACCTAGGGCCCATGTTTTATGATGCCAAACTGAAATCCTGGGTTTCGGGATCGGCACCAGGAAAAGAAAAAAATACCTTTGCTGGGGATTGTCTTCGCCGGATTGTAGTTGCGGAACTTCCTGGAGATAATTTTAATTCTGTATTTATTGAAGTACTTGCCGAAGAACCGCCGTTAGGTTTATTTTCCGTTCCTATGGGATACCGCAAAGGCAAAAAAATTTGGGATGGATTTCAACTTAAAGAACACGAAGAGTTAAAGCGAAGCAAACGAGTGGATTTTGAATACAGTGTTAAGGACAAATCCTTTCGTATTTTTCCAACCAATCCAAATTTTTCTCAGGAATTTGTCTTCAATGGTTGGGAGATGATTGCAAACCTTCCCATGCAACCTGTGCCTTCTTTTGTATCCTTAGAAGTGGTTCCAAAATTTGAGATCGGTAAAGAATCCCAAGTTACATTGCAACTTAAGAATCGTGGAAACTATGTAAGTTTGGCATATCTTTCTTTGTCTTTCCCAGAAGCGGGAAACGTTCGACTCGCGGGGGAAACCCAAGGAGTTCGTTTGTATAAAAAGGGAGATATTGTTTATAATGTTGTCTCAAATAAGAAAATTCCTGCAGAGTATCCTTTATTAGAAGTAACAAAGGAGGGTTGGGCCAATAACTTTCGTTATGGGGTTAAGTTTTTTTATACTCCGAAAGAATCAATGACACCAAAGATTTTATTTCGTTCTACTTATAAATTTTATCATGAGATAGTATCGATTCCGAATCAATTTTCGATTGCTCCCTTTGAACGTGACCAACAAGGATTTCCTTCCTACCTTTTGGGAGCACCGGCTAACTAA
- a CDS encoding DUF1579 domain-containing protein, whose amino-acid sequence MSKSKFEQSLENGPHNQLQNLLGIWSGKTKTWFEKDVLADESDVGATITSLLEGRFISIDYHSSLEGKPFVGKMILGFDIPYQKFTSSWIDSFHMGTQIMLSSGDATENGFSVTGSYGNPEYGDKLWGWRTEIQFISDKEFSLTAFNISPEGEEAKATETFYKRVG is encoded by the coding sequence ATGTCAAAAAGCAAATTCGAACAGTCATTAGAGAATGGACCTCACAACCAATTACAAAACCTGCTCGGCATTTGGAGCGGAAAAACAAAAACCTGGTTTGAAAAAGATGTTTTAGCAGATGAATCCGATGTTGGAGCAACTATCACCAGTTTGCTGGAAGGAAGATTTATTTCTATAGATTATCACAGTAGTTTGGAAGGGAAACCGTTCGTGGGAAAAATGATCCTTGGTTTCGACATTCCCTACCAAAAATTTACAAGCTCCTGGATTGATAGTTTCCACATGGGAACACAAATTATGTTATCCAGTGGTGATGCCACGGAGAACGGATTTTCTGTAACAGGTTCTTATGGAAACCCTGAGTATGGTGACAAACTTTGGGGTTGGAGGACCGAGATTCAATTCATCAGTGACAAAGAATTTTCTTTGACCGCGTTTAATATTTCTCCCGAAGGAGAAGAGGCTAAGGCTACGGAGACATTTTATAAAAGAGTTGGGTGA
- a CDS encoding AraC family transcriptional regulator, with translation MIELCGKATTEPTKTELPRVLIIKGEVPAHQLAAIYEPIIGLVLQGGKTISIGTQVIHLEAPSYFVIPTEMPATGFVRQGENGLPYLSVGIQLDQTVLLDLLNDIPPNNINLRNGSSEFSACPATPGFLESCLRMLRLLKTPEHIPALAPVYEREILYHALIGPDGWRLRQLFQSRDKESSIHQTIQWVRQNFINSFEIEQLADRACMGITTFHRQFKSITGLSPIQFQKQLRLLEARKLLMFSGYSVTDAALDVGYESVSQFSREYSRFFGASPAKDAKDLRDLVM, from the coding sequence ATGATTGAACTTTGTGGAAAGGCAACAACCGAACCAACAAAGACAGAATTACCGAGAGTGCTCATCATCAAAGGGGAAGTGCCAGCCCATCAACTTGCTGCTATATATGAACCGATCATTGGGCTTGTCTTGCAGGGAGGAAAAACGATCTCCATAGGTACTCAAGTGATTCATCTTGAGGCACCTTCTTACTTTGTGATCCCTACTGAAATGCCTGCGACGGGATTTGTAAGACAAGGAGAGAATGGTTTGCCTTACCTATCCGTTGGGATACAGTTAGATCAAACAGTGTTATTGGACTTACTCAATGATATCCCACCTAACAATATAAATTTGAGAAATGGTTCTAGTGAATTTTCAGCCTGTCCTGCCACACCTGGCTTTTTGGAGTCATGCCTACGAATGCTTAGGCTTCTCAAAACTCCAGAACACATTCCTGCGCTCGCTCCCGTCTACGAAAGGGAGATATTATATCATGCTCTCATCGGTCCCGATGGATGGCGACTCCGGCAACTCTTCCAATCACGAGATAAAGAATCGAGTATCCACCAAACAATCCAGTGGGTGCGTCAAAATTTTATCAATTCATTTGAAATTGAACAATTGGCAGACAGAGCTTGTATGGGCATTACCACCTTTCATCGTCAATTCAAATCAATCACTGGTTTAAGTCCGATTCAGTTTCAAAAACAGTTACGACTGTTGGAGGCGAGAAAACTTTTGATGTTTAGTGGTTACTCTGTTACCGATGCCGCGTTAGATGTTGGTTACGAGAGTGTCTCTCAATTTAGTCGAGAATATAGTCGTTTTTTTGGTGCCTCACCCGCCAAAGACGCAAAGGACTTAAGAGATTTGGTGATGTGA
- a CDS encoding MliC family protein → MKTYFHSKFISHITIIATVCLTSFLCSPTYEEIKVVYQDSNGQKVTAVYHNPSDGKDTYSVTLKIPNRQPIILKQGFAASGVRYTDDKTLVWWTKGGEAFMMELDGKGDWEITNKYKEI, encoded by the coding sequence TTGAAAACATATTTCCATTCGAAATTCATCTCTCATATTACTATAATAGCTACTGTTTGCCTAACCTCATTCCTTTGTTCACCTACTTACGAAGAAATTAAAGTAGTTTATCAAGATAGCAATGGTCAAAAAGTTACGGCCGTGTATCACAATCCTTCAGATGGGAAAGATACATACTCTGTGACTTTAAAAATTCCGAATCGCCAACCTATCATTTTGAAACAAGGATTCGCAGCATCAGGAGTTCGTTATACTGATGACAAAACTTTGGTTTGGTGGACAAAAGGTGGCGAAGCTTTTATGATGGAACTGGATGGGAAAGGCGATTGGGAAATCACTAATAAATATAAAGAAATTTGA
- a CDS encoding type I restriction enzyme HsdR N-terminal domain-containing protein, with translation MPPKKESEFTAIIRSLRQGGRESEVETRLIVPLIHHLGYTGENFKDKITLKGVGEADFICYVDQNPYLAIEAKSNTVNLSDPSAKSYLEAKFQLFTYMNSDSLSGVPYGLLINGKNAQVFQRKNKVIFPFTAILNLENDTDKTISLLKKILKKPSSYQNKKTPLIVSIYNNKGGVGKTVTTGNFDYILIDCPTNWSFFSKIGVSVSDAVLIPVNYQAAQAIHNAVQVIDKFIPEVWIERKGGGPEVLPILFNNAYTDPTSKKHFDNVRKDEIRKLTKDKWYSNLFEKAIEIRHHHEIATSLFLYMDQNGPSPYTLKNNQTKIFKEYEEILESIFGS, from the coding sequence ATGCCGCCAAAAAAAGAAAGTGAGTTTACTGCCATCATCCGTTCCTTGAGGCAAGGTGGACGTGAATCTGAAGTTGAAACTCGCCTCATTGTGCCCCTGATCCATCACCTAGGTTACACGGGTGAGAATTTCAAAGACAAAATTACTTTGAAAGGAGTTGGAGAGGCAGATTTTATCTGTTACGTGGATCAAAATCCTTATCTTGCCATTGAGGCAAAATCAAATACAGTCAATTTATCTGACCCTAGTGCGAAATCTTATTTAGAGGCAAAGTTTCAACTCTTCACTTATATGAATTCAGATAGTTTGTCCGGTGTTCCGTATGGACTCCTAATCAATGGAAAAAATGCGCAGGTATTCCAACGGAAAAACAAAGTTATATTTCCATTCACGGCAATTCTAAACTTAGAAAATGATACAGACAAAACAATTTCTCTTCTCAAAAAAATTCTAAAAAAACCATCGAGTTATCAGAATAAAAAAACACCACTTATAGTCTCTATTTACAATAATAAAGGAGGAGTGGGAAAGACGGTAACAACGGGGAATTTTGATTATATACTCATCGATTGTCCGACAAACTGGAGTTTCTTCAGTAAAATTGGTGTTTCCGTTTCGGATGCGGTATTAATCCCCGTTAACTATCAAGCTGCGCAAGCAATTCATAATGCAGTACAAGTTATAGATAAATTTATCCCAGAAGTTTGGATAGAGAGAAAAGGTGGTGGACCTGAAGTTTTGCCGATACTATTTAATAATGCTTATACAGATCCTACGAGTAAAAAACATTTTGACAATGTTAGAAAAGACGAGATTCGTAAGTTAACCAAAGACAAATGGTATTCCAATCTCTTTGAAAAGGCGATTGAAATTAGACACCATCATGAGATCGCAACATCCTTATTTTTATATATGGATCAAAATGGACCTTCCCCCTATACATTAAAAAATAATCAGACTAAGATATTTAAAGAGTATGAAGAAATTTTAGAAAGCATTTTTGGAAGTTGA
- a CDS encoding chitobiase/beta-hexosaminidase C-terminal domain-containing protein, translated as MNRKLLFVLLLGIFSFNCIGFLLPNKEQKNPSMFQSLLGFFWGNPNNVRTVSGEVGPAGGSLKASDGSFSFEIPPGALAETKVITISRDASSNGSIPAEYGSATPIFKFEPEGLKFSKPATLTVTYNQGNFVEAGIEERSLGMYYIKDDSTLEKMKKVAVDYSNNTIKVEVIHFSFGVGLNIQIWLVSSGIITNPTVVTNIANNIIDELSNYADYGYASVSEYYQANAGVLGPLLNQLVAVLGTDPITAAFPTADFDGDGAPNFEDPMVPSLGPVITVSSISSAYISATNGSINSTDFTWRSSKTGTYSIRKNAADCNTGTIIYSGNVTANVNNNSGSILASSLNLGTNAIRVCVISAGVTGFGVASVTRDDAAPGVTVLPSGGSFGTIQSVVANCSDTGGAGCSKIVYTSNGTSPAFNANCSISNGTQYTGSLTTPNQTTTTYKFKSCDNAGNQSIVYSESYTVDTIIPTITINSVLPSTYLMSGQTATISWKSDKEGGYEVKLGTSCATGTTLTGTNVTGNVSANVSTTSEIPVSSLGAEGSKSIFVCVSNLVGTKGGTSVDIIVDFTIPTIAASVNTGTYTTPQTLTISCTDIHSGCHEIIYTNNGTTPAFDASGTIVNGQLYTGSIITPNNAVLEYRFLARDHAGNVSGELVRNYTIGELIPKFTSFDAPEYGMKGVIDETEKSITLHINNPMHPFILPTYTTENTTSIVYTHALPQLIEFQPDDESVHLTYMEGRQLSAELTLISPTGTTVNYKIYTMMLNASVDPSIMGLSAQYKLFLIGWFSEQAQFHFETPNGNIPISCAKVYNWNEFNRSYLCNFTPINNANGYLMDLVVTETPPFHTFRYPKKFKMAAVKNGAGEANGEIPYCYIKYPTSITQPVPGDSEMIYARVYYPGLTNYLVENAAVTGHIGIGTYGTDPRTSSSWRFVPAKFNPTDFIDHINNAEYAAKVSVYPGITKFSYVARFSIDGGLNYTYCDTDGSGSNVNFGGTYYPELEFTLDKLGLINVTNPNP; from the coding sequence ATGAATCGAAAACTATTGTTTGTGTTATTGTTAGGTATTTTCTCTTTTAATTGTATAGGATTTTTACTTCCTAACAAAGAACAAAAAAATCCATCAATGTTCCAGTCGTTACTGGGATTCTTTTGGGGAAACCCTAACAATGTGCGAACAGTTTCGGGAGAAGTTGGTCCTGCCGGTGGATCTTTGAAGGCCTCCGATGGTAGTTTTTCTTTTGAGATTCCTCCTGGTGCTTTGGCAGAGACAAAAGTCATTACCATTTCCCGTGACGCATCATCCAATGGCTCCATTCCTGCTGAATATGGTTCAGCAACTCCCATATTTAAATTTGAACCAGAAGGTTTGAAGTTTTCAAAACCTGCCACTCTCACTGTTACCTATAATCAGGGAAATTTTGTCGAAGCAGGTATCGAAGAACGATCCTTGGGAATGTATTATATCAAAGACGACTCTACTTTGGAAAAAATGAAAAAGGTAGCAGTGGACTATTCCAACAATACCATCAAGGTAGAGGTGATTCATTTTTCTTTTGGAGTAGGTCTAAACATTCAAATTTGGTTGGTATCCAGCGGTATCATAACAAACCCAACAGTGGTTACCAACATTGCCAATAATATCATCGATGAATTGTCTAATTATGCTGATTACGGATATGCCAGTGTTAGCGAATACTACCAAGCCAATGCTGGGGTTTTGGGTCCCCTTCTGAATCAATTGGTGGCAGTTTTGGGGACCGACCCCATTACTGCAGCCTTTCCAACCGCTGATTTTGATGGTGACGGAGCACCTAACTTTGAAGATCCGATGGTTCCATCCCTTGGGCCTGTCATTACTGTAAGTTCCATTAGTTCTGCATATATTAGTGCGACCAATGGATCTATCAATTCTACAGATTTTACTTGGCGTTCTTCCAAAACAGGAACCTATTCCATTAGAAAAAACGCTGCTGATTGTAATACGGGAACTATCATCTATTCTGGAAATGTAACAGCTAACGTTAACAACAATTCTGGATCTATATTGGCTTCTTCCTTAAACTTGGGAACAAACGCAATTCGGGTTTGTGTGATTAGTGCGGGAGTCACAGGTTTTGGTGTGGCTTCAGTGACTCGTGATGATGCAGCACCGGGTGTCACTGTCCTACCTTCTGGCGGAAGTTTTGGAACCATTCAGTCTGTTGTCGCGAATTGTTCTGATACCGGTGGAGCCGGTTGTTCTAAAATTGTTTATACATCTAATGGCACATCACCAGCGTTCAACGCCAATTGTTCCATTTCTAATGGAACACAATACACAGGTTCTTTGACAACTCCCAACCAAACGACGACTACATACAAATTTAAAAGCTGTGACAATGCAGGAAACCAATCTATTGTCTATAGCGAATCGTATACGGTGGACACTATCATTCCTACGATTACGATCAACAGTGTACTTCCATCCACTTATCTGATGTCAGGTCAGACAGCTACTATCAGTTGGAAGTCGGATAAAGAGGGTGGTTACGAAGTGAAACTCGGAACTTCTTGTGCTACGGGAACCACTCTCACAGGGACGAATGTCACTGGAAATGTATCGGCAAATGTCAGTACCACTTCGGAAATTCCTGTTTCTTCCTTAGGTGCGGAAGGTTCCAAATCTATTTTTGTTTGTGTTTCCAATCTGGTGGGAACCAAAGGGGGGACTTCTGTCGATATAATCGTAGATTTTACAATTCCTACTATCGCTGCCTCAGTAAACACTGGAACTTATACCACACCGCAGACTCTTACAATTAGTTGTACTGACATCCACTCCGGCTGCCATGAAATCATTTATACAAACAATGGAACCACACCGGCTTTCGATGCCTCTGGCACGATCGTGAATGGTCAATTGTATACTGGTTCTATTATCACACCTAATAATGCCGTATTAGAATACCGGTTTCTTGCAAGAGACCATGCGGGCAATGTATCGGGAGAATTGGTTAGAAATTATACGATTGGAGAGTTGATTCCGAAGTTTACATCGTTTGATGCACCAGAATATGGAATGAAAGGTGTGATTGATGAAACGGAAAAATCAATCACTTTGCACATTAATAATCCCATGCATCCCTTTATACTACCGACCTACACAACCGAAAATACTACTTCCATAGTCTATACTCATGCTCTTCCGCAATTAATTGAATTTCAACCGGATGACGAGTCGGTACATTTAACTTATATGGAAGGTAGACAATTATCGGCAGAATTGACTTTAATCAGTCCAACAGGTACTACAGTAAATTATAAAATTTATACAATGATGTTAAACGCCAGTGTTGATCCAAGTATTATGGGTTTATCAGCTCAATACAAATTATTTTTGATAGGTTGGTTTAGCGAACAGGCACAGTTTCATTTCGAAACACCAAATGGAAACATTCCGATTTCTTGTGCTAAGGTGTATAATTGGAATGAATTCAACCGTAGTTACTTATGTAATTTTACGCCGATTAATAACGCAAACGGGTATCTGATGGATTTGGTTGTTACAGAAACTCCTCCATTCCATACTTTTAGGTATCCAAAAAAGTTTAAAATGGCGGCTGTAAAAAACGGTGCGGGTGAAGCTAACGGAGAAATTCCTTATTGTTATATTAAATATCCGACATCTATTACTCAACCTGTGCCGGGAGATTCTGAGATGATTTATGCTAGGGTGTATTATCCTGGACTGACAAACTATCTCGTTGAGAATGCAGCAGTAACTGGTCATATTGGAATCGGAACATACGGTACTGATCCACGAACAAGTAGTAGTTGGCGTTTTGTTCCTGCAAAATTTAATCCAACAGACTTTATTGATCATATCAATAATGCGGAATACGCTGCAAAAGTTTCTGTCTATCCTGGTATTACTAAGTTTTCTTATGTAGCTAGGTTCTCAATCGATGGTGGACTGAATTATACATATTGCGATACGGATGGTAGTGGATCCAATGTTAATTTTGGCGGTACCTATTATCCAGAACTTGAATTTACGTTAGATAAATTAGGATTAATCAATGTAACGAATCCAAATCCTTAG
- a CDS encoding TetR/AcrR family transcriptional regulator, whose protein sequence is MSKGEDTKSAILEKAVQVASVQGLQGLTIGTLADELGMSKSGLFAKFASKENLQIEVLRVGSELFRRNVVYPALKTRPGLQRLKTAFQMWLSWANTSELPGGCLFLSSSSEFDDRPGVVRDHLQKTQLSWQKTLKQFVQDAKDTLELDANTNVDKMVQEIWGLILAFHFYNRLLEDKNCEKRTKQSFNELIKRFQNED, encoded by the coding sequence ATGAGCAAAGGTGAGGACACAAAATCTGCGATTTTGGAAAAGGCTGTCCAGGTGGCCAGTGTCCAAGGATTACAAGGACTCACCATTGGAACCTTAGCCGATGAATTGGGGATGTCCAAAAGCGGACTCTTTGCCAAATTTGCTTCCAAAGAAAACCTACAAATCGAAGTGCTGAGAGTGGGAAGTGAACTCTTTCGAAGAAATGTAGTTTATCCTGCACTGAAAACCAGACCAGGGCTACAAAGACTCAAAACTGCGTTTCAGATGTGGTTGTCATGGGCCAATACTTCGGAACTACCTGGGGGATGTTTGTTTTTATCCTCTAGTTCTGAGTTTGATGATAGGCCCGGCGTTGTCCGAGATCATTTACAAAAAACGCAACTCAGTTGGCAAAAGACTCTAAAACAATTTGTTCAAGATGCAAAAGACACTTTAGAGTTAGATGCAAATACAAATGTCGATAAGATGGTGCAAGAAATTTGGGGACTCATTTTGGCCTTTCATTTTTATAACAGACTTTTAGAAGACAAAAATTGCGAAAAAAGAACCAAACAAAGTTTTAACGAATTAATCAAACGATTTCAGAATGAAGATTAG